From Pedobacter indicus, a single genomic window includes:
- a CDS encoding glycosyltransferase family 9 protein: MNADKNLLVFRFSAIGDVAMSASIIREFCEQNPDVQIIMVSRSFFKPFFAHIPQVTFHTLQSDGKHQGIPGLYSLYKELRQYKPIAIADLHNNLRSNILSFFFKTFSQVKSIRIDKGRTEKKQLTQKENKLFKRLRPTTERYADVFRKLGFPFMLDHRLPIAGTSANEPLKQYLDHHEAIIGISPFAKHREKVYPREKMEEVVSALDKQGYRLLVFGGGAEEKAIADSWEEKFKNTVSLIGKVQLEEELQLIAGLDLMLSMDSSGMHMASLMGTPCVSIWGATHPYAGFLGYGQSEKDCIQIDLYCRPCSVFGNKVCYRGDFACMNGIDSGMIVEHIIEKINNGKTSFSDSTR, from the coding sequence ATGAACGCTGACAAGAACCTGCTCGTTTTCCGGTTCTCAGCCATTGGGGACGTAGCCATGAGCGCATCTATTATACGGGAATTCTGCGAGCAGAACCCGGATGTTCAGATCATCATGGTGAGCAGAAGTTTCTTCAAACCCTTCTTTGCTCATATTCCTCAAGTCACCTTTCATACGCTACAATCAGACGGAAAACACCAAGGTATACCCGGCCTCTACTCTTTATATAAGGAACTCAGGCAGTACAAACCTATTGCTATCGCAGACCTGCACAACAACCTTCGAAGTAATATCCTTTCTTTCTTTTTTAAAACTTTTAGTCAGGTAAAAAGCATCCGTATTGATAAAGGACGAACGGAAAAAAAACAGCTGACCCAAAAGGAAAACAAGCTGTTCAAAAGGCTGCGGCCGACAACAGAACGCTATGCAGATGTGTTCAGAAAACTGGGTTTCCCTTTCATGCTGGATCATCGCCTACCAATTGCAGGCACTTCCGCTAACGAACCTCTAAAGCAGTATTTAGATCATCATGAAGCTATCATTGGCATTTCACCCTTTGCAAAACATCGTGAGAAGGTCTACCCACGCGAAAAGATGGAGGAAGTTGTGAGTGCACTCGATAAGCAAGGCTACCGTCTCCTGGTTTTCGGAGGTGGTGCCGAAGAAAAAGCAATCGCCGATTCATGGGAAGAGAAATTTAAAAACACAGTCAGTTTAATTGGCAAAGTTCAGTTAGAGGAAGAATTGCAATTGATCGCCGGACTTGATTTGATGCTTAGCATGGACTCTTCTGGAATGCATATGGCTTCCTTAATGGGTACACCATGCGTTTCTATTTGGGGCGCTACTCACCCCTACGCCGGTTTCTTAGGCTATGGACAAAGCGAAAAAGATTGCATACAAATCGACCTTTATTGTAGGCCATGCTCTGTTTTTGGGAATAAAGTATGTTATCGGGGTGATTTTGCATGTATGAATGGAATCGATTCAGGCATGATAGTTGAACATATTATTGAAAAAATCAATAATGGGAAAACATCTTTTTCTGATTCGACACGCTGA